The genomic window GAGCATTTGCCACAAGAAACTTACTTTTAGCACTCAACCCTTTTTCTTTAGCTCGTTCCGTGGCTCTAGCCGCTTGTACTGGACTCAAAGTAATCCCTGTAGCCTGAGCCTGAAACTTTTCTGCTAAGTAGAGAGAACTACCACCTATACCACAGCCTACATCTAAAATGTTTTCTGCTGTCTCTACCCCTGCCCAACTTAGCAGTTCTTCGATTAAATCTATTTGCGCTTGACGACGGTCTTTTTTTTCAGTCCCATTCACACCGTAATAGCCGTGGTGCATATGTTCGCCCCAAATCTGTTCCCACAGACCAGAGGACGCATCGTAAAATTCCTGGATTCGCTGGTAAAGTGTTGCACTCATGAAGAAAGCAGTGTTAAGACAAAGTTGAATTTAAAAAAACATATTCGTAGGCTACCATGTGTGTTTTTAATTAAATAAGAAAGTTTTTCTTTCCTGGGAGGGTTGATGAACTTTACTCTCTCAGGAAACATTTATTGATTAAGTTCCTGTCTTACTTGATACAGCAGTAAGTACCAGATTACACAATTTTGTAGGGCCGCCTTCCCGTAGGGTATTTTGAATTTTGAATTTTTAATTGTTTATGACTGTTTCTCGCACAATTTGTTTGGGATTTTTGGCTGTCATCGCCGTAGGAACTATCTTACTAATGATGCCATTTTCTACCAGTGATGGTACATGGAATAATCCTGTGGTGGCATTATTTACATCAACATCCGCAGTTTGTGTTACTGGTTTAGCTGTAGTAGATACTGGTACTTATTTTTCCTTCTGGGGTCAGTTGTTTATTTTGATGTTGGCTCAAATTGGTGGATTGGGCTACATGACAACTACAACTTTTCTGATTTTGCTGATTGGACGTAGGTTTGATTTACGCCAGAAAGTTGCTATTCAACAAGCTTTAGACCGTCCAGGGATGAGTGGTAGCACGCAAGTGATCCGCTCCATTATTGCCACAACGCTAATTTTTGAGATTACAGGAATAGTATTATTAATACCAACCTTTGTTGCTGATTATGGATGGAATCAAGGTGTTTGGTTAGCAATTTTTCATAGTATAAGTGCTTGGAATAATGCCGGATTTAGTTTGTTTCCAGATAGTTTGATAAAATACCAATCATCTTGGTTAGTAGTCTTCACAATTACCTTTTTAATTATCTTTGGAGGGATTGGCTATCAGGTAATTTTAGAAATGTATATTTGGTTGCGCGATCGCCTGGTCAAGAAAAAGGCTACCTTAGTATTTTCTCTAGATTTTAAAGTTGCAACCAGTACAACATTAATACTTTTAGCTTTAGGGACAGTTGCATTTTTCTGTATAGAAGTGAGAAATCCCAACACCTTTGGCTTACAAGGTCTTAGCGGCCATTTATTATTAGCATGGTTTCAATCAGTTACAACTCGAACTGCTGGCTTTAACTCTATAGATATCGGTAAAATGACAACGGCAGGTCTATTTATTACTATTGCACTGATGTTTGTTGGTGCTAGTCCTAGTGGAACGGGAGGTGGTATTAAAACCACTACATTACGCGTATTAACTAGCTGCACTAAAGCAATTCTTCAAGGTAAAGAAGAAGTATTATTATATGAACGTAAAATCGCAATTCCTTTAATCTTAAAAGCTGTTGGGGTTCTAGTTGGTTCTGTTGCCACAGTGATTTTGTCCACAATTATCATAGCTCTTACAGACCCCAAATTAGAATTTATTCAAATTTTGTTTGAAGTAGTATCAGCATTTGCTACAGTAGGACTTTCTACTGGCATTACCAGCAGTGTTTCCCCAGCAGCCAAAATAATTTTAATTATCACAATGTATGTAGGTAGAGTTGGTGTTTTATTGCTGATGTCATCTCTATTAGGAGATCCCAAACCTACCAGAATTCACTATCCTGAAGAAAATTTACTCGTGGGGTAGTTAGGGAATAGGGACTTAGGGGAAAAAGACAAGGGGAGAAGGGAGACAAGAAAGAGAATCGCTCATGACTATTGACTCCTGATAATATGTAAAAGAACAGGCAAAAAATAAAACTTTTTAATAAGTCAGTCTAAGGTTTTTGCCCTAAATACAGGGATTGATCATAAGGATTACATTGTGAATCTTTCATCGTTAGGTTTTTTTCGTAGTTTACGTAGAGATAACCACCAATTTGCCATAATTGGTTTAGGTCGTTTTGGTCGTTCTGTTTGTTCAACACTGCATAAATTAGGCTACCAAGTGTTAGCAACAGATATTGATGAAAAACGCGTATCAGCAGCATTGACTGAAGATATAGTTGGTCATGCTTTACAATTAGACTCTACTGAGCCGGCTGCGCTTAAAGAAGCAGGAATATATGAATTTGACACGGTAATTGTAGCTATTGGCAACTATGTTCAGGAAAGTATTATCACAACTCTCAATGTGAAAGAATGTGGTGTACCTCACGTAGTAGCCAAGGCTTCTAGTGAAGTTCACTACAAGTTGTTAAAACGGGTAGGAGCTGATCATGTTGTCTTTCCTGAATATGAAGCAGGTTGTGCTTTAGCACGTACACTTACTAAACCATCTATATTAGATAGATTTGACCTTGACCCAGATAACAGTATTGTTGAAGTCATCGTACCTGATGAATTTCACGGTAAAACTGTTGCAGAACTCCAACTGCGTAACCGCTATGGGTTAAATTTGTTAGCTGTGAGTCATGATGGCAAATTTCAAATAAATCCCGATCCTTACAAGCGTTTAGAACGCGGTTCAGCAATGGTAGTGATTGGTTGTAATAAAGATATTAATCGCTTACCGATTTGAACATGGAATTTCCCTTCAAGTCGCACTAACAATTCCTGACCACTGCACTTTTTTTTGTTGCTCACGTCGGTAGGAAAAGAAATGCTCTGGAGTTTGGTAAGTGCAATAAGGTGCGATCGCTATTTGCTCTACACTAATACCTAAATTTTCCATTTGCAAAGCATTGACTCGTCGCACATCTAGCCTTACTCTTCCTGCTTCAGGGTCAGCTAATAATGGTGAATTGGGTAGCTCATGTAATCCATGAACAATTTTGTGGGTGTCATCATATGGTATAATACTAGCTCCAATTTCTGCTGCTACCTCCACAGAGACTTGGTAAACTTCGCCTGCAATAGCTGGCCCCATCGCAATCCGTAAGTCTGATAACTGACTACCTTGAGCTTGCATTCGGGCGATCGCTTCGGGGACAATTTTCTTAGCTGTACCCCGCCAACCTGCGTGTAATGCTGCCACCTGTCCAGTTTTCACATCGCCAATCAAAACAGGTGTACAATCGGCACTTGCTACCCATATTGCTTGTAAGGGTACTTCACTCATTAAACCATCTGCCAAAGCTAGGGCATCTTCAACATCCAGGTTGTTCTCTATTTCCGTGGGGGTGAGAACT from Nostoc sp. UHCC 0870 includes these protein-coding regions:
- a CDS encoding TrkH family potassium uptake protein, which translates into the protein MTVSRTICLGFLAVIAVGTILLMMPFSTSDGTWNNPVVALFTSTSAVCVTGLAVVDTGTYFSFWGQLFILMLAQIGGLGYMTTTTFLILLIGRRFDLRQKVAIQQALDRPGMSGSTQVIRSIIATTLIFEITGIVLLIPTFVADYGWNQGVWLAIFHSISAWNNAGFSLFPDSLIKYQSSWLVVFTITFLIIFGGIGYQVILEMYIWLRDRLVKKKATLVFSLDFKVATSTTLILLALGTVAFFCIEVRNPNTFGLQGLSGHLLLAWFQSVTTRTAGFNSIDIGKMTTAGLFITIALMFVGASPSGTGGGIKTTTLRVLTSCTKAILQGKEEVLLYERKIAIPLILKAVGVLVGSVATVILSTIIIALTDPKLEFIQILFEVVSAFATVGLSTGITSSVSPAAKIILIITMYVGRVGVLLLMSSLLGDPKPTRIHYPEENLLVG
- the pgeF gene encoding peptidoglycan editing factor PgeF, which produces MHTWDWHNWEGLPYLTCSLLGNWQHGFFTQQFWPRSPQELTQMLHPEASAYRLKQVHGNTVLTPTEIENNLDVEDALALADGLMSEVPLQAIWVASADCTPVLIGDVKTGQVAALHAGWRGTAKKIVPEAIARMQAQGSQLSDLRIAMGPAIAGEVYQVSVEVAAEIGASIIPYDDTHKIVHGLHELPNSPLLADPEAGRVRLDVRRVNALQMENLGISVEQIAIAPYCTYQTPEHFFSYRREQQKKVQWSGIVSAT
- a CDS encoding potassium channel family protein; amino-acid sequence: MNLSSLGFFRSLRRDNHQFAIIGLGRFGRSVCSTLHKLGYQVLATDIDEKRVSAALTEDIVGHALQLDSTEPAALKEAGIYEFDTVIVAIGNYVQESIITTLNVKECGVPHVVAKASSEVHYKLLKRVGADHVVFPEYEAGCALARTLTKPSILDRFDLDPDNSIVEVIVPDEFHGKTVAELQLRNRYGLNLLAVSHDGKFQINPDPYKRLERGSAMVVIGCNKDINRLPI